The following are from one region of the Noviherbaspirillum sedimenti genome:
- a CDS encoding DMT family transporter has translation MSLADLAKLVFVSAIWGSAFIFLRVAVPEMGMWLTSILRASLASVALVTFTTLAGLPMQWRRNFRHFAIIGFFGNVVPFVTFSFAALHIPAAHSAVLNSTVPLFGALLSVVFLAERLTMRMLLGLLLGIAGVAILVGAGSLLLNAAILMAVAVCLLGAMAVALASIIVKKTGNGGGIHPIVMAAGSLALGSAAMLPALPFSLPAAMPSSVAWTCTVAVALVSTGLAQAMFISLILKIGPTRAMSATFLLPLFSMLWGILFLREAVGAATLIGAMVVLAAMGLVLTAPRPQRVVSVVEAEIKA, from the coding sequence ATGTCATTAGCCGATCTTGCCAAGCTTGTCTTTGTTTCCGCGATCTGGGGGAGTGCATTTATCTTCTTGCGCGTTGCGGTGCCCGAGATGGGAATGTGGTTGACTTCCATCCTGCGCGCTTCGCTTGCCAGCGTCGCGCTTGTTACGTTCACCACCCTTGCTGGCCTGCCCATGCAATGGCGGCGCAATTTCAGGCATTTCGCGATCATTGGCTTTTTCGGCAACGTGGTCCCGTTCGTCACCTTCTCCTTTGCCGCGCTGCATATCCCTGCGGCGCATTCCGCGGTGCTCAATTCCACCGTGCCGCTGTTCGGCGCCTTGCTCTCCGTAGTCTTCCTGGCGGAACGACTCACCATGCGCATGCTGCTCGGCTTGCTGCTTGGCATCGCCGGCGTCGCGATCCTGGTCGGCGCCGGCAGCCTGCTCCTGAACGCCGCGATACTGATGGCGGTCGCGGTCTGCCTGCTTGGCGCCATGGCAGTTGCGCTGGCAAGCATCATCGTGAAAAAAACCGGCAACGGCGGCGGCATTCATCCGATCGTGATGGCTGCGGGTTCGCTGGCATTGGGTAGCGCGGCAATGCTGCCGGCGCTGCCGTTTTCGCTGCCTGCGGCAATGCCCTCTTCAGTTGCCTGGACGTGCACGGTCGCGGTCGCGCTGGTGTCTACCGGCCTGGCGCAAGCGATGTTCATCTCGCTGATATTGAAAATCGGTCCGACACGCGCGATGTCGGCAACCTTCCTGCTTCCCCTTTTCAGCATGCTGTGGGGCATTCTCTTTCTGCGCGAAGCGGTAGGCGCGGCGACGCTGATCGGCGCCATGGTGGTGCTGGCGGCAATGGGACTGGTACTGACGGCGCCGCGTCCTCAACGGGTCGTTTCTGTAGTGGAAGCAGAAATAAAGGCCTAG
- a CDS encoding carboxymuconolactone decarboxylase family protein — MDTAKDTATPICDHMRSIGNWNPAWNTLAELDEAWLEKFMQMNAHAVRKGLFDPLTLEFIAIAVDASCTHMYAPGVRRHIRKALELGASKEQILALLQMVSVVGIHSVAMGVPILVEEAESLTKDGPVKGSF; from the coding sequence ATGGATACTGCTAAAGATACTGCCACCCCGATCTGCGACCACATGCGCAGCATCGGCAACTGGAATCCCGCTTGGAACACGCTCGCCGAGCTCGACGAAGCCTGGCTCGAAAAATTCATGCAGATGAACGCGCATGCCGTGCGCAAGGGGCTGTTCGATCCGCTCACCCTGGAATTCATTGCCATCGCGGTCGATGCTTCCTGCACTCATATGTATGCACCAGGCGTGCGCCGTCATATCCGCAAGGCGCTGGAACTGGGCGCCAGCAAGGAACAGATCCTGGCCTTGCTGCAAATGGTCTCGGTAGTCGGCATCCACTCGGTCGCCATGGGCGTGCCGATCCTGGTCGAAGAAGCGGAAAGCCTGACCAAGGATGGCCCTGTGAAAGGCTCGTTCTGA
- a CDS encoding Rieske (2Fe-2S) protein, producing the protein MSRQIPVGTVGELAPGQRKLVFIEGRSLVLFNIGGAIRAIDNSCPHNGASLASGKLDGNMLSCPAHGLRFDLTTGCTPGANPLCLTSFPLREADGKLLIELDRPAK; encoded by the coding sequence ATGTCACGTCAAATTCCAGTCGGAACTGTCGGCGAACTCGCGCCGGGCCAGCGCAAGCTGGTCTTTATCGAGGGCCGCAGCCTCGTCCTGTTTAACATCGGCGGGGCAATCCGCGCGATTGACAATTCCTGCCCGCATAACGGCGCTTCGCTTGCGAGCGGCAAGCTTGACGGCAACATGCTAAGTTGCCCGGCCCATGGCTTGCGCTTCGATCTGACAACCGGCTGCACGCCGGGAGCCAATCCGCTTTGCCTCACCAGCTTCCCGCTCCGGGAAGCGGATGGCAAGCTGCTTATAGAACTTGATAGGCCGGCGAAGTAG
- a CDS encoding LuxR C-terminal-related transcriptional regulator, with the protein MTSTTSNNAFKYAELFLSTTPPRASRHQLARPRLSLKDERFRDHLIIVVQAPPGFGKTSLIGQWRREYLAHGAAVAWVIADGSDDPHRFLHCLVLAVRAGCGRPAFGRHLLEGSGTKLGELEGMTAWLTEVSQSSLDLVLIVDEADRLSSANLSALNYLLHNATPNLRIVVGARSGIDAAVGDLMNYGQCLLLGPEDLRFRMDETMALVRNRFGSKIDADTAARLHEVTDGWPLGLQIVMSAMERTNDARAAIASVTSGIGGKDDNFVGGLLSNLAREDADFLVQISVVDVIHPELCRSLTGLDDAPQVLARLVRDTPVFVAGDDSEWVRLHNLARDALRSRLATMPEAQRIELHVRAFRWLAANGMIQEAARHAHSAGQHEIAYDLAEQCLFEAMTTQGHQDTVLGWLELLPETELNKRPRLRLAAAWALALSERPAEAESLVQGLLANSDADAALRYECALIVSGAAFYADDPDRCMALLEPWMASPPLRDPRLLQMHANRLAVLAILAGDPAKGRRHIQMAAGAESGQVYRYGARWGCFIVGFSYLWEGQVLLAEDVLRPALESADTNLGRRHPLCCMIASLLAAALYEQDRLDEASGLLANRLDVLERAGTPETIMLGYRTVSRIAAVKGIEHRALDLLEVLNAVGVARDLPRLCVTSLVEQIRLHAARFRSETCRALVQRIDDIVTDNLSLHGPLWQNGIQFIQSLAHAYTAIAAQDWQRAFDALRQTGQLAETLKLGRWRIEIMALRAFVMDRKGEKARPLLLEAMNLAQAFGLSRVFFDAHPGLGDWMQRVAEDEGAGTRIPRIVRPPLERPLSAPRAVPSMMLTPKEREVLENLARNLSNKEIAQAMQVGEETVKWHLKNLFYKLDAGTRKHAVRRAQLLGLLEGLE; encoded by the coding sequence ATGACTTCCACAACAAGCAATAATGCATTCAAATACGCCGAGCTTTTCCTCAGCACGACGCCGCCGCGCGCGTCGCGGCATCAGCTTGCCCGTCCGCGCCTGAGTCTGAAAGACGAGCGGTTTCGCGACCACCTGATCATCGTCGTGCAAGCCCCGCCGGGTTTCGGCAAGACTTCGCTGATCGGCCAGTGGCGGCGCGAGTACCTGGCGCATGGCGCTGCGGTGGCGTGGGTCATTGCCGACGGCAGCGACGATCCGCATCGATTCCTGCATTGCCTCGTGCTTGCCGTGCGAGCCGGTTGTGGCCGGCCGGCGTTTGGCCGGCATCTTCTGGAAGGCTCGGGTACCAAGCTCGGCGAGCTGGAAGGGATGACGGCATGGCTGACCGAGGTGAGCCAAAGTTCGCTTGACCTGGTTCTGATCGTGGACGAGGCCGATCGCTTGTCCTCGGCCAATCTTTCCGCGTTGAACTACCTATTGCATAACGCTACGCCCAATCTGCGCATCGTTGTCGGCGCGCGCAGCGGCATCGACGCGGCAGTCGGAGATCTGATGAACTACGGGCAGTGCCTGCTGCTCGGACCTGAAGACCTGCGTTTCCGCATGGATGAAACCATGGCCCTCGTGCGCAATCGTTTCGGCTCCAAGATCGATGCCGACACGGCCGCGCGCCTGCATGAAGTTACGGATGGCTGGCCTCTCGGATTGCAAATCGTGATGTCGGCAATGGAACGGACAAACGACGCACGCGCGGCCATTGCATCGGTAACGTCGGGCATCGGCGGTAAGGACGACAACTTTGTCGGGGGATTGCTTTCGAACCTGGCACGCGAGGATGCGGATTTTCTGGTGCAAATTTCCGTGGTCGACGTCATTCACCCGGAATTGTGCCGGTCGCTGACGGGGCTTGATGACGCGCCGCAAGTGCTGGCGCGCCTCGTTCGCGATACGCCGGTATTCGTTGCCGGCGACGACAGCGAGTGGGTGCGGCTGCACAATCTGGCTCGCGATGCGCTGCGCTCGCGTCTGGCGACAATGCCGGAAGCACAACGCATTGAACTCCACGTGCGCGCCTTCCGCTGGCTGGCTGCAAACGGCATGATCCAGGAAGCCGCCCGTCACGCGCATTCCGCGGGACAGCACGAGATTGCCTATGACCTGGCCGAGCAATGCCTGTTCGAAGCCATGACCACCCAGGGACACCAGGACACGGTGCTTGGCTGGCTTGAACTGCTGCCGGAAACCGAGCTGAACAAGCGTCCCCGCTTGCGCCTGGCGGCTGCCTGGGCGCTTGCCCTGAGCGAACGCCCCGCGGAAGCGGAAAGCCTGGTGCAGGGCCTGCTGGCGAATTCCGATGCGGACGCCGCCTTGCGGTATGAGTGCGCCCTGATCGTCAGCGGCGCGGCTTTCTACGCCGATGACCCGGACCGATGCATGGCGCTGTTAGAGCCCTGGATGGCGTCGCCGCCGCTGCGCGATCCGCGCCTGCTGCAGATGCATGCCAATCGTCTGGCGGTCCTGGCGATCCTTGCCGGCGATCCGGCGAAGGGGCGCCGGCATATCCAGATGGCGGCGGGCGCCGAATCCGGGCAAGTCTATCGCTATGGCGCCCGCTGGGGCTGCTTCATTGTTGGCTTCAGCTATCTCTGGGAAGGGCAGGTCCTGCTGGCCGAAGACGTTTTGCGCCCGGCGCTGGAGAGCGCGGATACCAACCTCGGCCGCCGCCATCCGCTATGCTGCATGATTGCCTCTTTGCTGGCCGCTGCCCTATACGAGCAGGATCGCCTGGACGAGGCGTCCGGACTGCTGGCCAACCGCCTCGACGTCCTGGAGCGCGCCGGCACACCCGAGACCATCATGCTGGGTTACCGGACGGTGTCGCGCATCGCCGCTGTCAAGGGCATCGAGCATCGCGCTCTCGACCTGCTCGAAGTGTTGAATGCGGTCGGCGTCGCGCGCGATTTGCCGCGGCTGTGCGTGACGAGCCTTGTCGAACAGATCAGGCTGCACGCCGCGCGCTTTCGTTCCGAAACTTGCCGGGCGCTGGTCCAGCGTATCGATGACATCGTCACGGACAATCTGTCATTGCATGGCCCGTTGTGGCAAAACGGGATACAGTTCATCCAATCCCTGGCTCACGCCTACACTGCCATCGCGGCACAGGACTGGCAACGCGCTTTTGACGCTCTCAGGCAGACCGGCCAGCTGGCTGAAACGCTGAAATTGGGGCGCTGGCGCATTGAAATCATGGCGCTGCGGGCATTCGTCATGGATCGCAAAGGCGAGAAAGCGCGGCCGCTGCTGCTGGAGGCGATGAACCTTGCGCAGGCCTTCGGCTTGTCGCGGGTATTTTTCGATGCCCACCCTGGGCTCGGCGACTGGATGCAGCGTGTTGCCGAAGATGAAGGGGCGGGAACCAGAATACCGCGCATCGTCCGCCCGCCGCTGGAGCGTCCTTTGTCGGCGCCGCGCGCGGTGCCAAGCATGATGCTGACGCCGAAGGAGCGCGAGGTTCTGGAGAATCTGGCGCGGAATCTCTCCAACAAGGAGATTGCCCAGGCCATGCAGGTGGGCGAGGAAACCGTCAAATGGCATCTGAAAAACCTGTTCTACAAACTCGATGCCGGCACCCGCAAGCATGCGGTGCGGCGCGCCCAGCTTCTCGGGTTGCTGGAGGGGCTGGAGTAG
- a CDS encoding SDR family NAD(P)-dependent oxidoreductase produces the protein MKLKGKVAVVTGAAGGLGRGIALSFAREGARIVACDINEAALAPVKAEIQELGAECLSLRCDVSDSADVDAMFARIDAYFGTTHILVNNAALVPEKPHDEERRKRHYGLATRPIPRQSLGITKDMSDTEWHRFWSVNVDGVFFCTRAALQRMEAQRYGRIINIGSVAGISAASAHSPHYSAAKGAVVAFTRSVGYEVCGANVLVNCICPGGVQTPAFERYIDQLSPEERNTMWQLVPLGRLGKPEEYGALAVYLASEECYLVGSIINASGGAVV, from the coding sequence ATGAAACTAAAAGGCAAAGTCGCCGTTGTGACAGGCGCAGCCGGCGGCCTCGGCCGGGGCATCGCGCTGAGCTTTGCGCGCGAAGGCGCTCGCATCGTGGCGTGCGACATCAACGAAGCAGCGCTGGCGCCGGTCAAAGCCGAGATCCAGGAACTCGGCGCCGAATGCCTGTCGCTGCGCTGTGACGTCAGCGACAGCGCAGACGTCGATGCGATGTTTGCGCGCATCGACGCGTACTTCGGCACGACGCACATCCTCGTCAACAATGCCGCCCTGGTCCCGGAGAAGCCGCACGACGAGGAGCGCCGCAAGCGCCACTACGGCCTGGCGACGCGGCCGATCCCGCGGCAGTCGCTGGGCATTACCAAGGACATGAGCGATACGGAATGGCATCGGTTCTGGAGCGTCAATGTTGACGGCGTGTTCTTCTGTACGCGCGCGGCACTGCAACGCATGGAAGCGCAGCGCTATGGGCGCATCATCAACATCGGCAGCGTCGCCGGCATTTCCGCCGCCAGCGCGCACAGTCCGCACTACTCAGCAGCCAAGGGTGCGGTCGTTGCCTTCACCCGTTCGGTCGGCTACGAGGTTTGCGGCGCCAATGTGCTGGTCAACTGCATCTGCCCGGGCGGCGTGCAGACGCCGGCGTTTGAACGCTACATCGACCAGTTGTCGCCGGAGGAGAGAAATACCATGTGGCAGCTCGTGCCGCTCGGACGTCTCGGCAAACCGGAAGAATATGGCGCGCTTGCTGTCTATCTTGCCTCGGAAGAGTGCTACCTGGTTGGATCGATCATCAACGCATCGGGAGGCGCGGTCGTTTAG
- a CDS encoding universal stress protein, giving the protein MYRHLLVPVDNTDLSTVTTGQAVEFARAIGARITFLHAQASHASSPQGKSELSAPISSKDSAYKAEGWAKELLAKAESAARAQGIPCSSVTAIGDTPFSAILATAREKACDLIFMASHGRRSAIGEMPGSQTLQVLAGTKIPVLVTATAGSAAATQAIGILQDEHRSLAAVLHAWLFMLASPQTSGMTPDAAQMQAMLHYIRTFPLTLHHPKEQQYLFGKLRERTSALNAELDELERQHERDGRLVAELSSLVDRYAAGSATAGEVEAAVAAYAKLTWEHLGREEGVILPAALRYLTDEDWAVIHSAFAENKGPHFGNDMDAEFQRLYARIADLAA; this is encoded by the coding sequence ATGTATCGTCACTTGCTCGTTCCTGTTGATAATACTGACCTGTCGACTGTCACCACAGGCCAGGCGGTCGAATTCGCTCGAGCAATCGGCGCGCGCATCACTTTTCTTCATGCGCAAGCCAGCCATGCATCCTCGCCCCAGGGCAAGTCAGAACTGTCCGCCCCTATATCTTCAAAAGATTCCGCCTACAAGGCCGAAGGCTGGGCAAAGGAATTGCTGGCCAAGGCGGAATCCGCGGCGCGGGCGCAAGGCATACCCTGCTCCTCCGTGACGGCCATCGGCGACACGCCCTTTAGCGCCATTCTCGCGACTGCCCGGGAAAAGGCATGCGACCTGATATTCATGGCATCGCACGGGCGCCGCAGCGCCATCGGCGAGATGCCCGGGTCGCAAACCTTGCAAGTTCTGGCCGGTACCAAGATCCCGGTCCTGGTTACGGCCACGGCTGGCTCAGCGGCCGCAACGCAGGCGATTGGCATCTTGCAGGACGAGCATCGTTCGCTCGCCGCTGTCCTGCATGCCTGGCTGTTCATGCTGGCCTCCCCCCAGACGTCGGGCATGACGCCGGATGCGGCACAGATGCAAGCCATGCTGCATTACATCCGGACCTTTCCATTGACGCTGCACCATCCGAAGGAACAGCAATACCTGTTCGGCAAGCTGCGTGAGCGCACATCGGCGCTGAATGCCGAACTGGACGAGCTTGAACGCCAGCATGAGCGGGACGGACGGCTGGTCGCGGAGCTGTCCAGCCTGGTGGACAGGTATGCCGCCGGCAGCGCCACCGCCGGCGAAGTGGAAGCCGCGGTCGCGGCTTACGCGAAACTCACCTGGGAACACTTGGGGCGCGAGGAAGGCGTCATCCTGCCGGCAGCGCTGCGCTACCTGACCGACGAAGACTGGGCCGTGATCCATAGCGCGTTTGCAGAAAACAAGGGTCCGCACTTCGGCAACGATATGGACGCGGAATTCCAGCGTTTGTATGCGCGGATCGCGGATCTTGCAGCTTGA
- a CDS encoding DsbA family oxidoreductase, whose product MNSFPRSPASEGVAPSLVIEYFFDLVCPWCLIGKRHLRAAISQLAALRPDARVSVRWRSHQLLPDIPPGGVPYQSFYIARLGSAEAVAQRRAQVQQAGNPACIQFAFERIGVMPNTAAAHDLSAWAAANGTEAQQSALIESLFVAYFMEGEDIGDPSVLQRRALACGLEAEGLRQHLAKTAGQTGIMRAPQADYISGVPFFVLNGKYAISGAHPPETLVQAMLQSIQE is encoded by the coding sequence ATGAACTCTTTTCCTCGCAGCCCGGCATCCGAAGGCGTCGCCCCTTCGCTCGTGATCGAGTATTTCTTCGACCTCGTCTGTCCCTGGTGCCTGATCGGCAAACGTCACTTGCGCGCCGCCATAAGCCAGTTGGCGGCGCTGCGACCGGATGCGCGGGTGAGCGTGCGGTGGCGCTCGCATCAGTTGCTGCCTGATATACCTCCCGGGGGCGTACCTTATCAATCATTTTATATTGCACGGCTAGGCAGCGCCGAAGCGGTGGCACAGCGTCGTGCGCAGGTCCAGCAGGCTGGCAATCCCGCCTGCATCCAGTTCGCCTTCGAGCGCATCGGCGTGATGCCGAACACGGCGGCGGCACATGATTTGAGCGCCTGGGCGGCCGCGAATGGCACGGAAGCACAGCAGTCGGCATTGATCGAGAGCCTGTTTGTAGCGTATTTCATGGAGGGCGAGGACATCGGCGACCCTTCCGTACTGCAACGGCGCGCGTTGGCGTGCGGGCTGGAGGCCGAGGGCTTGCGGCAGCATCTGGCGAAAACAGCCGGACAAACCGGAATCATGCGCGCGCCGCAGGCCGATTACATCAGCGGCGTGCCATTCTTTGTATTGAACGGCAAGTATGCGATCTCCGGCGCCCATCCGCCCGAAACCCTCGTGCAAGCCATGTTGCAGTCAATCCAAGAGTGA
- a CDS encoding MFS transporter, with the protein MGMHFGGATTTAHHPAVSRTYAWIVFALIFCLMLSDYLSRQVINVLFPFLKAEWALSDTQLGSLVSVVALTVGILTFPISLAADRWGRVRSVTAMALLWGLATVACGLAGSFMSLFLARMLVGLGEAGYSSAGGAILLSVFPQRLHATVMGAFLAAALFGSVLGVVLGGAIAAHLGWRMAFIIVGAGGLVLAIIFPMVVREPAKAAAPSSPGAQADSRMPLKTVFRELFAARTAVFSYLGSGFQMFTLGAVMAWMPSYLNRYYGMTPNEAGIKASVLVLMAGVGMVLGGIVVDRLVKRERKNVLLVMASYAFGACALMVSAFILPPGTAQFSLIAMAMVLAGAPIGPVGAVATGVSDPRIHATVLATGTIANNILGLAPGPFVTGLIADRANLQVALEIIPLASLIAALCFAYARRYYDADARRIAGAARTGEVADLSKAA; encoded by the coding sequence ATGGGCATGCACTTTGGAGGCGCCACCACCACCGCCCATCATCCGGCGGTATCGCGCACCTACGCCTGGATCGTATTCGCGCTGATCTTTTGCTTGATGCTTTCAGACTACCTGTCGCGGCAGGTGATCAACGTACTTTTCCCCTTTCTCAAGGCCGAGTGGGCGCTGTCGGATACGCAACTCGGGTCGCTGGTCAGCGTCGTGGCGCTCACCGTCGGCATACTGACCTTTCCCATTTCGCTGGCGGCGGACCGCTGGGGACGCGTACGCAGCGTCACCGCCATGGCGCTGCTCTGGGGGCTGGCGACTGTCGCCTGCGGCCTGGCGGGAAGCTTTATGTCGCTCTTTCTCGCGCGGATGCTGGTCGGCTTGGGAGAAGCGGGATATAGCAGCGCCGGCGGCGCCATTCTTCTGAGCGTCTTCCCGCAGCGCCTGCATGCGACCGTGATGGGAGCGTTTCTCGCAGCCGCACTGTTCGGTTCGGTGCTAGGCGTCGTCCTCGGCGGCGCGATCGCCGCGCATCTCGGATGGCGCATGGCTTTCATCATCGTCGGCGCAGGCGGGCTGGTGCTTGCAATCATCTTCCCCATGGTCGTGCGGGAACCGGCCAAGGCGGCAGCGCCTTCGAGCCCCGGCGCCCAGGCGGATTCCCGGATGCCCTTGAAAACGGTATTCAGGGAATTGTTCGCTGCGCGCACCGCCGTCTTCAGCTATCTCGGCTCGGGTTTCCAGATGTTTACGTTGGGAGCGGTCATGGCATGGATGCCCAGCTACCTGAATCGCTACTACGGCATGACGCCAAACGAAGCCGGCATCAAGGCCAGCGTGCTGGTCTTGATGGCGGGCGTCGGCATGGTGCTTGGCGGCATCGTTGTTGATCGTCTGGTAAAGCGCGAAAGAAAGAACGTCCTGCTAGTGATGGCCTCGTATGCCTTCGGCGCCTGCGCGCTGATGGTTTCGGCCTTTATCCTGCCGCCGGGAACGGCGCAATTTTCCCTGATCGCCATGGCGATGGTATTGGCGGGCGCACCTATCGGACCGGTAGGTGCGGTTGCCACCGGCGTCAGCGACCCGCGCATCCATGCGACTGTCCTGGCCACCGGCACGATTGCCAACAATATTCTTGGCCTTGCGCCCGGCCCCTTCGTCACCGGACTCATCGCCGACCGCGCGAACCTGCAAGTAGCGCTGGAAATTATTCCGCTTGCCAGCCTGATTGCCGCACTGTGCTTTGCGTACGCACGTCGTTATTACGACGCCGACGCGCGCCGCATTGCCGGGGCAGCCCGGACCGGCGAGGTCGCTGACTTGTCAAAAGCCGCGTGA
- a CDS encoding AraC family transcriptional regulator yields the protein MPMLIRSASLNNYVDVARALGIDPFAQLKAARIAATCLNNPDIKISLAAVGRLLESSAHAAGVEDFGLRMAENRYLSNLGPIALAAREEPTIRKALEAMQRYLPLHNDGMSMLIEDIGGLAVLRAEYMAAGGAPLRQAIELANGVLFRYLRGFLGNAWAPRMVCFRHAAPKDMTTHRRLFGRRLEFSREFDGIVCNAADLEASMPNSDPVAARYVHQYLQTLNAQQSATVQGKVRELIWVLLPSGRCSVEQVAKHLGVDRRTIHRHLVQQGETFSTQLEQVRRELAARYIADRNRPLSEVAGLLGFSAPSAFSRWFAQHFGCSATAWRASGHKNVPDAL from the coding sequence ATGCCGATGCTGATTCGCAGCGCTTCCTTGAACAACTATGTCGACGTGGCGCGCGCGCTTGGGATCGATCCATTCGCGCAATTGAAAGCGGCGCGAATTGCGGCGACTTGCCTGAATAATCCCGATATCAAGATTTCCCTTGCTGCGGTTGGACGGCTGCTGGAGAGCTCGGCCCATGCGGCAGGCGTCGAGGATTTCGGCTTGCGGATGGCGGAAAACCGGTATTTGTCGAATCTTGGGCCGATCGCTCTGGCGGCGCGCGAAGAGCCGACGATCCGCAAGGCGCTGGAAGCGATGCAACGCTATCTGCCCTTGCATAACGATGGCATGAGCATGCTGATTGAGGATATCGGCGGCCTGGCTGTGCTGCGCGCGGAGTATATGGCCGCGGGCGGGGCGCCGCTGCGGCAGGCAATCGAACTGGCAAACGGCGTGTTGTTTCGCTATCTGCGTGGCTTTCTCGGAAATGCCTGGGCGCCCCGCATGGTGTGCTTCCGCCACGCCGCTCCAAAGGACATGACGACGCATCGGCGGCTGTTCGGCCGGCGCCTGGAATTTTCCCGCGAGTTTGACGGCATCGTGTGCAATGCCGCCGACCTCGAAGCTTCGATGCCGAATTCTGATCCGGTCGCGGCGCGCTACGTTCACCAGTATCTGCAAACCCTCAATGCGCAGCAGAGCGCGACGGTGCAGGGCAAGGTACGGGAACTTATCTGGGTGCTGCTGCCCAGCGGACGCTGCTCGGTCGAACAGGTGGCCAAACATCTCGGCGTCGACAGACGCACCATTCACCGGCACCTGGTCCAGCAAGGCGAGACATTTTCGACGCAATTGGAACAGGTGCGCCGCGAACTCGCCGCCCGCTATATTGCTGACCGCAACCGGCCGTTGAGCGAAGTTGCGGGCCTGCTCGGGTTTTCCGCGCCATCGGCGTTCTCGCGTTGGTTTGCCCAGCATTTTGGCTGCAGCGCAACTGCCTGGCGTGCAAGCGGCCATAAAAATGTGCCGGATGCCTTGTAG